Proteins found in one Triticum aestivum cultivar Chinese Spring chromosome 4D, IWGSC CS RefSeq v2.1, whole genome shotgun sequence genomic segment:
- the LOC123098278 gene encoding uncharacterized protein → MRAAIFLCCVDSGLWRSLCVQVEYLLEVQVHPLLVENNSGARRGEPAWRQRAACGSDEPGGLGAARTKLRGWRRGCAGCDQAGGGGDQTGHLGAAGTKLDEGVERLETGPSAWIMGTTRARGGRRGGELLEEGDGASSWRRAAARAFGGRRRHRLLEDGDGASSWRMGTA, encoded by the exons ATGCGCGCAGCCATCTTCCTCTGCTGCGTCGACAGTGGATTGTGGCGAAGTCTGTGTGTGCAG GTGGAGTACTTGCTTGAGGTCCAGGTTCATCCTCTTCTGGTGGAGAACAATTCAG GGGCGAGGCGAGGAGAACCTGCCTGGAGACAACGTGCTGCGTGCGGCAGCGACGAGCCAGGtgggttgggcgcggccaggaccaagCTGAGGGGCTGGCGACGAGGCTGTGCCGGCTGCGACcaagctggcggcggcggcgaccaaacTGGGCACCTGGGCGCGGCGGGGACCAAACTGGACGAAGGGGTTGAGCGCCTGGAGACGGGGCCGAGCGCCTGGATAATGGGGACGACTCGAGCTCGTGGCGGAAGACGAGGAGGCGAGCTCCTAGAGGAAGGGGACGGTGCGAGCTcctggaggagggcggcggctcgAGCTTTTGGAGGAAGACGAAGACACAGGCTCTTAGAGGATGGGGACGGCGCGAGCTCCTGGAGGATGGGGACGGCGTGA